Within Schaalia sp. HMT-172, the genomic segment GGGCGGGTGGCGCCGCGCTGCACGCGTTCTTTGAGCAGGTGGGGGATCGTCGTGTGCTCGTCGATGCGCACCAGGACGGGGGCGTGCCACTCGAGGGCTTCGGTGGCGGGGGCGGCCTCCTGTGAGTCGGCGGTCGCGTCGGTTGTAACGTCGGTGGTCGTCTGCGCCTGAGTCGTCTCGTCGTCGGTGGACGAGGCTGGGGTTTCTTCGGCGGTCATGTCTGCTCCCTGGTCGCTAGGCGGTGAGCGCTGCGGGACGGGGCCAGCGGCGCAGCTGTTGCTCCCCCTATCCTACGCTCCCGTAGGGTGGGGGAGAGGGGCTGTCTTTAGGGGTGGCTGCCTGTGTCCGCTGTGGCCGGGCGGAGCAAACCTGTGGAGGTGCTAGTCCAGGCCGAGCTCGGCCTTCACCTCGTCGAGCGTGTAGACGTCGTCGGGGTGTTCCTCGTAATCGCGAACAGGCTGCTTGATGAGAGCATCAAACTCTTCGAGAGTGTGCGCGCTTTCTGGATGTGCGAGGTAGTGCTCGAGCGCAGGCAGGATGGTGGCGCGGAGCCATTCGTCGTCGTCTTCGGTGCGCTCGCGGACGGTGGGCGGCTGTGCGCCGACTGCGACGGCCTCGGCGGCCGCGAGTTCGTGGTCCTTGGGGCGCCAGAAGGATGTGATGTCTTGCTTTTCCGCGAGCTGATGCTGGATGAACGCGTCCAGGAGTTCGTAGTCGAAGGGCTTGTCCCACGGCTGGCGGGCGAGCATTGTGCTGAAGTCCGTGCCGCGCTCGCGCATGACCTGCTCGAAGCGGATCATGGTGGCGCGCTCGGGTGCAATCGCCATGTGCTTGGACGCGGCGGAGAACCCGATGATGTATGTCCCGTGGTGGGTGAACATCGGCTGGTTCCACTCGATGCGCAGCTCCAGTTCAGGATAGGTGAGCCCTACCCACACCAGAACGTCCACCATCCGCTCACGGTTGTCGTCGTCGGGGATGGTCTCGAGGTACTCGTCAAGCGGTGAAATAGCCATACCGTCACCCTAACAACGCCCGCACACATCTGCGGCACG encodes:
- a CDS encoding iron chaperone, whose product is MAISPLDEYLETIPDDDNRERMVDVLVWVGLTYPELELRIEWNQPMFTHHGTYIIGFSAASKHMAIAPERATMIRFEQVMRERGTDFSTMLARQPWDKPFDYELLDAFIQHQLAEKQDITSFWRPKDHELAAAEAVAVGAQPPTVRERTEDDDEWLRATILPALEHYLAHPESAHTLEEFDALIKQPVRDYEEHPDDVYTLDEVKAELGLD